From the genome of Helicobacter pylori, one region includes:
- a CDS encoding DedA family protein — translation MQEALLRFQEGFKEWGYLILFVYSLGGGYVGIVIASILSATTHALDIKITILVAFLGNLIGSGALVVFARYQKREFLKYFHKHRRKLALASLWVKRYALLMIFVNKYLYGIKSVVPLAVGFSKYPLKRFLWLNVLSSFLWALIVGSVSFQASDWVKTLYERLSHYSSFFLIGFVLIALLIWFLLKRYSHKMGF, via the coding sequence ATGCAAGAAGCGTTGTTGCGTTTTCAAGAGGGTTTTAAGGAGTGGGGTTATCTCATTTTATTTGTGTATTCTTTAGGGGGCGGGTATGTGGGGATTGTCATCGCCTCTATTTTGAGTGCTACCACGCACGCTTTGGATATAAAAATAACCATTCTTGTCGCTTTTTTAGGGAATTTAATAGGGAGTGGGGCTCTTGTAGTCTTTGCTCGCTATCAAAAAAGAGAGTTTTTGAAGTATTTTCATAAGCACAGAAGAAAGCTTGCTTTAGCGAGTTTGTGGGTGAAACGCTACGCCTTACTCATGATTTTTGTCAATAAATATTTGTATGGGATTAAAAGCGTTGTGCCTTTGGCGGTTGGTTTTAGCAAATACCCTTTAAAAAGATTTTTATGGCTTAATGTTTTATCCAGTTTTTTGTGGGCGCTGATCGTGGGGAGCGTTTCTTTTCAAGCGAGCGATTGGGTGAAAACTTTGTATGAAAGGCTTTCTCATTATTCTTCGTTTTTTCTTATTGGTTTTGTTCTTATAGCGCTTTTAATATGGTTTTTATTGAAACGATATTCGCACAAAATGGGTTTTTAA
- the ccoS gene encoding cbb3-type cytochrome oxidase assembly protein CcoS, with product MNTEILTIMLVVSVLMGLVGLIAFLWGVKSGQFDDEKRMLESVLYDSASDLNEAILQEKRQEN from the coding sequence ATGAATACAGAAATTTTAACCATCATGTTAGTGGTCTCAGTGCTTATGGGATTGGTAGGCTTAATAGCGTTTTTATGGGGGGTTAAAAGCGGTCAGTTTGACGATGAAAAACGCATGCTTGAAAGCGTGTTGTATGACAGCGCAAGCGATTTGAACGAAGCAATTTTACAAGAAAAACGCCAAGAGAATTAA
- a CDS encoding NAD(P)-binding domain-containing protein: protein MNQEILDVLIVGAGPGGIATAVECEIAGVKKVLLCEKTESHSGMIEKFYKAGKRIDKDYKKQVVELKGHIPFKDSFKEETLENFTNLLKEHHITPSYKTDIESVKKEGEYFKITTTSNTTYHAKFVVVAIGKMGQPNRPTTYKIPVALSKQVVFSINDCKENEKTLVIGGGNSAVEYAIALCKTTPTTLNYRKKEFSRINEDNAKNLQEVLGNHTLKSKLGVDIESLEEDGTQIKVNFTDNMSESFDRLLYAIGGSTPLEFFKRCSLELDPSTNIPVVKENLESNNIPNLFIVGDILFKSGASIATALNHGYDAAIEIAKRLQS, encoded by the coding sequence ATGAACCAAGAAATTTTAGATGTGTTGATAGTGGGCGCAGGGCCTGGGGGCATTGCCACAGCCGTAGAATGCGAAATAGCCGGCGTTAAAAAGGTGCTTTTATGCGAAAAAACCGAAAGCCATTCAGGCATGATAGAGAAGTTTTATAAAGCCGGTAAAAGGATTGATAAAGATTATAAAAAGCAAGTCGTAGAGCTTAAAGGGCATATCCCTTTTAAAGACAGCTTTAAAGAAGAGACTTTAGAGAATTTCACTAACCTTTTAAAAGAGCATCACATCACGCCAAGCTATAAAACCGATATTGAGAGCGTGAAAAAAGAAGGCGAATACTTTAAAATCACCACCACTTCTAATACAACCTATCATGCTAAATTTGTAGTGGTTGCGATCGGGAAAATGGGCCAGCCAAACCGCCCTACTACTTACAAAATCCCTGTTGCACTCTCCAAACAAGTGGTTTTTAGCATCAACGATTGTAAGGAAAATGAAAAAACCCTTGTGATCGGCGGAGGCAACTCAGCGGTGGAATACGCCATTGCTTTGTGTAAAACCACCCCTACCACTCTCAATTACCGCAAAAAAGAATTCAGCCGCATCAATGAAGACAACGCTAAAAACCTGCAAGAAGTCCTAGGCAATCACACGCTTAAAAGTAAACTTGGAGTGGATATTGAAAGCCTAGAAGAAGATGGCACTCAAATTAAGGTTAATTTCACCGATAACATGAGCGAGAGTTTTGATCGCTTGCTGTATGCGATCGGCGGCTCTACCCCTTTAGAATTTTTTAAACGCTGTTCTTTAGAACTAGATCCTAGCACCAATATCCCTGTAGTGAAAGAAAATTTAGAGAGCAACAATATCCCTAATTTATTCATCGTGGGCGATATTTTATTCAAATCAGGGGCGAGCATCGCTACCGCTTTAAACCATGGCTATGATGCCGCTATAGAAATCGCTAAAAGGTTGCAGTCTTAA
- the pgi gene encoding glucose-6-phosphate isomerase — MLTQLKTYPKLLKHYEEIKEVHMRDWFSKDKERASRYFVQFESLSLDYSKNRLNDTTLKLLFELANDCSLKEKIEAMFKGEKINTTEKRAVLHTALRSLNDTEILLDNMEVLKSIRSVLKRMRAFSDSVRSGKRLGYTHQVITDIVNIGIGGSDLGALMVCTALKRYAHPRLKMHFVSNVDGTQILDVLEKLNPASTLFIVASKTFSTQETLTNALTARKWFVERSGDEKHIAKHFVAVSTNKEAVQQFGIDEHNMFEFWDFVGGRYSLWSAIGLSIMIYLGKKNFNALLKGAYLMDEHFRNAPFESNLPVLMGLIGVWYINFFQSKSHLIAPYDQYLRHFPKFIQQLDMESNGKRISKKGEIIPYDTCPVVWGDMGINAQHAFFQLLHQGTHLIPIDFIASLDKKPNAKGHHEILFSNVLAQAQAFMKGKSYEEVLGELLFKGLDKDEAKDLAHHRVFFGNRPSNILLLEKISPSNIGALVALYEHKVFVQGVIWDINSFDQWGVELGKELAVPILQELEGHKSNAYFDSSTKHLIELYKNYNQ; from the coding sequence ATGCTAACCCAATTAAAAACCTATCCAAAATTACTCAAACATTATGAAGAAATCAAAGAAGTGCACATGCGCGATTGGTTTTCTAAAGACAAAGAGCGAGCGAGTCGATATTTTGTGCAATTTGAAAGCTTGAGCTTGGATTATTCCAAAAACCGCCTGAACGATACCACTTTAAAGCTTCTTTTTGAATTAGCGAATGACTGCTCTTTAAAAGAAAAAATTGAAGCGATGTTTAAGGGTGAAAAAATCAACACCACCGAAAAGAGAGCCGTTTTACACACCGCTTTAAGAAGCTTGAATGACACTGAAATTTTACTAGACAACATGGAAGTGTTAAAAAGCATAAGGAGCGTTTTAAAACGCATGCGAGCCTTTAGCGATAGCGTGAGGAGCGGTAAAAGACTGGGCTATACCCATCAAGTGATCACCGATATTGTCAACATCGGCATTGGGGGGTCAGATTTAGGTGCTTTAATGGTTTGCACCGCCTTAAAACGCTACGCCCACCCGAGATTAAAAATGCATTTTGTGTCTAATGTGGATGGCACACAGATTTTAGATGTTTTAGAAAAACTCAATCCAGCCAGCACGCTTTTTATCGTGGCTTCTAAGACTTTTTCCACTCAAGAAACCTTAACCAACGCCCTAACCGCCAGGAAATGGTTTGTAGAAAGAAGCGGCGATGAAAAGCATATCGCTAAGCACTTTGTAGCGGTATCCACCAATAAAGAAGCCGTGCAACAATTTGGCATCGACGAGCATAACATGTTTGAATTTTGGGATTTTGTAGGGGGGCGCTATAGTTTGTGGTCGGCTATTGGCTTATCCATCATGATCTATTTAGGGAAAAAAAATTTTAACGCTCTTTTGAAAGGAGCGTATTTGATGGATGAGCATTTCAGAAACGCCCCTTTTGAAAGCAATTTACCCGTTTTAATGGGGCTAATTGGCGTGTGGTATATCAATTTTTTCCAATCCAAAAGCCATTTAATCGCTCCTTACGATCAGTATTTAAGGCATTTCCCTAAATTCATTCAGCAATTAGATATGGAAAGTAATGGCAAACGCATCAGCAAAAAAGGCGAAATCATCCCCTATGACACATGCCCTGTTGTTTGGGGCGATATGGGCATTAACGCTCAGCACGCCTTTTTCCAGCTCTTGCATCAAGGCACGCATTTAATACCCATTGATTTTATCGCTTCCTTAGATAAAAAGCCTAACGCTAAAGGTCATCATGAAATTTTATTCAGCAATGTTTTAGCGCAAGCACAAGCCTTCATGAAAGGCAAGAGTTATGAAGAAGTGCTTGGGGAATTGCTCTTTAAAGGGTTAGACAAAGATGAAGCCAAAGATTTAGCCCACCACAGGGTGTTTTTTGGCAACCGCCCCTCTAATATCCTTTTATTAGAAAAGATTTCACCAAGTAATATAGGGGCGCTAGTGGCTCTTTATGAGCATAAAGTCTTTGTGCAAGGGGTTATTTGGGATATTAACAGCTTTGATCAATGGGGTGTGGAGCTTGGGAAAGAACTGGCCGTGCCGATTTTACAAGAATTAGAAGGGCATAAAAGCAACGCTTATTTTGACAGCTCCACTAAGCACTTAATAGAATTGTATAAAAATTACAACCAATAA